The window GAATTTATTGAGGCATGCAAAAAGATAACGGAAACCGGCGGCGGCCAGGTCTATGGGCTGGTCGAAGGCGGAAAGCAGCTGAACCGGCTGGATACGCTGGTCCGTTCCTTCGCAGCGGTTGGAGGCGGTAAGATCGCTCCATATTCCAAGGTGCTTACGGTTGACGGAAAGGCGCCCTATGACAGCGAGGCAGTGATCTCCGCCATGGCCCTGCTGGAACAGCTGGTGGCGGATGGAAGCGTTCATCCGGATACCGTAAATATCAGTGCGCCGGAAGCGAGGGAATTGTTCGCACAGGGGCAGGCGGGCTTTATCTGCCAGGGAATGTGGTGCATCCCGCCCTGGGAACAGGCGTATCCGGATTTGAATTACGGTGTTATGGCGGTTCCCGTGCCTGACGGCGGAGCAAAAGGCGGAGTTCAGCAGGTTGAGCTGGCTCCATGGATGGGAATTTATAAGCAGTCAAAACATCCAAAGGAAGCGGCTGAATATCTGATGGCATTGTTCAGTGAGGGAGGCGGTTATCAGTCCGGCTGTGTTTCAGACGGCAATTACGTTTCCGTCATTCCCAGCGTGAACGAAAAGCATATGTCTAACGAAGTGATGAAGGAGTATTACGAAGTCGCTTCCGCCCAGGCCAAAGACGTGCCGGAAGCCACCGCGCGGGATGAGAAGGTCTATGATTTCTATACGGAGGTAAAGGATGTGCAGCCCAGTCTGGGCGCAATCACCCAGGGTGTTCTGGCTCAGAGCATCACGGATTATACCGCCGAATTGAAACAGCTGTCTGAAAGATCCACCGCTGAGTGGAAGAGAGCTTCCCAGGCAATCGGCCTTGACTTTGGCGTATTTGATTTCCCCAACTGGGATCCGTTAAAAGATTACACGGAAGCGGATTATAAAGAACTGAAGTAAAACAGAAGAAAATACAGGAAAAAGGCAGAGGGTGCAGAGAAAACGGCATCCTCTGCTGGTAATATGCGGACTTTTCCGCTATAATAGAAGATACATAAAAGCAGAGTGGAGGAGAGAATCGTGGCTGTCCGTGGAAATAATCTTCCTAGAGTTAAAAAACAAAATGAAACGCTTATAAAGGAAATCATCTATAAATATGGCCCCATATCCAGAAGCAGGATCGCGGAAATGCTGTCTCTGACTCCGCCGACCATAACCACCAATGTTGCATCCCTCATTGAACAGGGGCTGATTCACGAATTTTCTGCGGAAGATTCCGAATGTGAGGAAAGACCCCTGGGCCGCCGCCCGGTGAAGATCGATTTTATTCAAACCTCCAGATATGCCATTGGGGTAGAGACAAACCCCTATCATACGGCCATCTGCATGCTGGATCTGCGGGGAAATGAAATCTGCAGCGCCCGCTATGAGCCGCGCAAAGCCGGCTATGAGACAGAGCTGGATTTGCTGGCGAAGAGGATTCATAAGCTCATCCATGAAAGCGGAGTGGACACTGACCGCATTTTGGGAATCGGGATCGGACTGCCGGGTTTCGTGGAATACCATGCAGGCGTTTTGAGGGAGAGCTTTAACATAGAATGGAACAACAAAAATATTGTGCGTGACTTATCCAAAAGAATGGAAATCCCTGTTCTGATCGAAAACAATGCCAGGGTACGGGTGATCGGGGAGGAACTGCTGAGCAAGACCCTGCGGCCGGAAAGCTTTGCCTATTATCTGATTTCTTATGGAATTGCGTGCCCCATGTTTGTAAAAAGCCGTATGATCACCGGTTCCAATTCCATGGCAGGCGAGGCAGGGCATATGGTAGTGAATATGAACGGGCCCAAATGCGATACCTGCGGGCATTACGGGTGTCTGGAAGAGGTGGCAAGTGAGAGGGCCATAATAAAGCGGTGCAAGGCAGATATAAAAGCGGGCACAGCCTCCATGCTGGCGGAGCTTTGCCCGGATATTGACCTCCTGACCATGAAAGAGGTCCTGACCGCCCAGGAATGCTTTGATGAGTATGTGATTAAGGTAATGGAGGAGGCAATTGTATATCTTGGAATCGCGCTGGCCAATATCATCAATCTCATCAGTCCTCCCCTTGTCATCATTGACGGCTATATTATGAAGCTTAACAGGAACAGGCGCCAGCTTCTGGAAGAAACGAGAAAACACATTTTTGCACTGAATGAGCAGGAAATTGACTTTGAATTTATTGATTTTGATCCGTTTATAGGCGCAAGGGGCGGTGCCGCTTTAGCAATCAAGGAATTGTTTATTAAGGGGTGACAAAATGAAGACATGGAGAATCGGGGTAATCGGCTGCGGCAGAATCTCTTCTGTTTATACTGCGGCATTTAAAAATATGGAAGAGATAGAAGTCTGCTTTGCGGTGGATAAAGAATTGGAGCGGGCAAAGAACTTTGCCGGAAGATTTCCGGGATGCGGTTTTTCGGACAGGCTGGAGGACTTACTGGAGCAGGAGCTGGATGCGGTCCATGTTCTGACGCCCCATTACCTGCATAAGGAACATGCAATTGCCTGCTTAAATGCAGGCTTTCACGTGCTTACGGAAAAACCCATTGCCATCCATTTAGGGGATGCGGACCTTATGACAGAGGCAGCAAAAAGGAATCATAAGCAGCTGGGGGTCATATTCCAGAACCGGTATATTGAAGGGATACGGGAAGTAAAACGCCTGATAGAGGCGGGGGAATTCGGCAGACTGACCGGCGCCTTTTCCACGTTGAACTGGTGGCGGCCGCCGTCCTATTACGATTGCGACTGGAAAGGAAGCTGGGAAAGAGAAGGCGGCGGCGTTGTTATTGATCAGGCCATTCACAGCCTGGATCTGGTCCGTTATCTCATGGGATGCGAGCCCGTAAAGGTGAATGCAAGCATCGACCGCCGGGTTCTGACAAATATTGAGGTGGAAGATGTGGCGGATGCAGCCATTGTCTTTGAAAATGGCGCCGTATATTCTTTTTTTGCATGCAATTATTACACAAGCAACAGTGCCATCCGTGTGGAGATCAGCGGTGAAAACGGTACCGCACTGCTGACCCAGAATGAAGTCCTCATTAAGCTGAAGGGGAGACCGGAAAGGACTGTGTATCCGGCGGCCGGACCGGATGTTCAGGGCGAGGCTTACTGGGGAAATTATCATGAAGTCCAGCTTCGTGATTTTTACCGGTGTCTGGAAGAGGGAAGAAAGGTCCCCACGGATCCGGAAGACGCAAAGAAAACCTTGAAGCTGGTTTTGGATATTTACCGCTCTGGAAAAGAAAAGAATGCATTGTGACTTTTAGCGTACTTGTTTTTTTGTTAATTTTTTGTGCATCTGTAAAAGTTTGAACAAGTTATTGTAAAATATTGGTAAAATGCATATAGTTATCTAAATATTGGCCGATATACACATTGAGCCTCCGTAAAGTCTGACAACGGAGGCGTAAACTGGATATCGGAGGATAACGAAATATGAAAGGGAAACACAAGGGAATAAAAAAGGAATTGGTGACATTCACAATGGCGTGTATCATTTCCATTGTATTCGTGCTGTCCGCAGGCTCCATTTATCTGACTTATGATACGACACAAAAGTCCCTGGCAAAAAGCTTAAAGGAAACTTCAGAGCTGGTTTCTGAGAAAATAACCCAGCAGCTAAAGGAGTATTCCATCATATCCGAGGCAATTGCCCTGTATATGAAAGGAAATGTGCAAAAAGGGGGCAACATCAATATATTCCTGCGAATCGCATGTTCCCAGTATGGTCTTAAAAATATC of the Lacrimispora indolis DSM 755 genome contains:
- a CDS encoding ROK family transcriptional regulator translates to MAVRGNNLPRVKKQNETLIKEIIYKYGPISRSRIAEMLSLTPPTITTNVASLIEQGLIHEFSAEDSECEERPLGRRPVKIDFIQTSRYAIGVETNPYHTAICMLDLRGNEICSARYEPRKAGYETELDLLAKRIHKLIHESGVDTDRILGIGIGLPGFVEYHAGVLRESFNIEWNNKNIVRDLSKRMEIPVLIENNARVRVIGEELLSKTLRPESFAYYLISYGIACPMFVKSRMITGSNSMAGEAGHMVVNMNGPKCDTCGHYGCLEEVASERAIIKRCKADIKAGTASMLAELCPDIDLLTMKEVLTAQECFDEYVIKVMEEAIVYLGIALANIINLISPPLVIIDGYIMKLNRNRRQLLEETRKHIFALNEQEIDFEFIDFDPFIGARGGAALAIKELFIKG
- a CDS encoding ABC transporter substrate-binding protein; the encoded protein is MKLKKAGALSLALVMTAHVLTGCAMPKTGGGGTTAASKEETAAQAEEAGEKAGKEQITIRVVDWSDSSLKRREEFNKKYMEEHPDIQIEYTMLTVDQFKNTIVTMIKSGDGPDLFPIPAGMTLSTALKEEWYQPMDDYITQEFKDSVDPAAVKEGITIKGDQWYTISEIMPVVNCLFFYNKDVLKNAGVNKVPETYGEFIEACKKITETGGGQVYGLVEGGKQLNRLDTLVRSFAAVGGGKIAPYSKVLTVDGKAPYDSEAVISAMALLEQLVADGSVHPDTVNISAPEARELFAQGQAGFICQGMWCIPPWEQAYPDLNYGVMAVPVPDGGAKGGVQQVELAPWMGIYKQSKHPKEAAEYLMALFSEGGGYQSGCVSDGNYVSVIPSVNEKHMSNEVMKEYYEVASAQAKDVPEATARDEKVYDFYTEVKDVQPSLGAITQGVLAQSITDYTAELKQLSERSTAEWKRASQAIGLDFGVFDFPNWDPLKDYTEADYKELK
- a CDS encoding Gfo/Idh/MocA family protein encodes the protein MKTWRIGVIGCGRISSVYTAAFKNMEEIEVCFAVDKELERAKNFAGRFPGCGFSDRLEDLLEQELDAVHVLTPHYLHKEHAIACLNAGFHVLTEKPIAIHLGDADLMTEAAKRNHKQLGVIFQNRYIEGIREVKRLIEAGEFGRLTGAFSTLNWWRPPSYYDCDWKGSWEREGGGVVIDQAIHSLDLVRYLMGCEPVKVNASIDRRVLTNIEVEDVADAAIVFENGAVYSFFACNYYTSNSAIRVEISGENGTALLTQNEVLIKLKGRPERTVYPAAGPDVQGEAYWGNYHEVQLRDFYRCLEEGRKVPTDPEDAKKTLKLVLDIYRSGKEKNAL